A single window of Lynx canadensis isolate LIC74 chromosome C2, mLynCan4.pri.v2, whole genome shotgun sequence DNA harbors:
- the RPSA gene encoding 40S ribosomal protein SA, which produces MSGALDVLQMKEEDVLKFLAAGTHLGGTNLDFQMEQYIYKRKSDGIYIINLKRTWEKLLLAARAIVAIENPADVSVISSRNTGQRAVLKFAAATGATPIAGRFTPGTFTNQIQAAFREPRLLVVTDPRADHQPLTEASYVNLPTIALCNTDSPLRYVDIAIPCNNKGAHSVGLMWWMLAREVLRMRGTISREHPWEVMPDLYFYRDPEEIEKEEQAAAEKAVTKEEFQGEWTAPAPEFTAAQPEVADWSEGVQVPSVPIQQFPTEDWSAQPATEDWSAAPTAQATEWVGTTTEWS; this is translated from the exons ATGTCCGGAGCCCTTGATGTCCTGCAAATGAAGGAGGAGGATGTCCTCAAATTTCTTGCCGCAGGAACCCACTTAGGTGGCACCAACCTTGACTTCCAGATGGAACAGTACATctacaaaaggaaaagtgatg GTATCTACATCATCAATCTGAAGAGAACCTGGGAGAAGCTTCTGCTGGCAGCTCGGGCCATCGTTGCCATTGAAAACCCAGCTGATGTCAGTGTCATATCATCCCGGAATACTGGCCAG CGAGCCGTGCTGAAGTTTGCTGCTGCGACCGGAGCCACTCCTATTGCTGGCCGCTTCACTCCCGGAACCTTCACTAACCAGATCCAGGCAGCCTTCCGGGAGCCCAGACTTCTGGTGGTCACCGATCCCAGGGCTGACCACCAGCCTCTCACCGAGGCGTCTTACGTTAACCTGCCTACCATCGCTCTGTGTAACACAGACTCTCCTCTGCGCTACGTGGACATCGCCATCCCTTGCAACAACAAG GGAGCTCACTCGGTGGGTCTGATGTGGTGGATGCTGGCCCGGGAAGTTCTGCGCATGCGTGGCACCATCTCCCGTGAACACCCCTGGGAGGTCATGCCTGACCTCTACTTCTACAGGGATCCTGAAGAG ATCGAAAAGGAAGAGCAGGCTGCTGCCGAGAAGGCTGTGACCAAGGAGGAATTTCAGGGAGAGTGGACTGCTCCAGCTCCTGAGTTCACTGCTGCGCAGCCTGAGGTCGCAGACTGGTCCGAAGGCGTGCAGGTGCCCTCCGTGCCTATCCAGCAGTTCCCCACCG AGGACTGGAGCGCTCAGCCCGCCACGGAAGACTGGTCTGCAGCCCCCACTGCTCAGGCCACCGAATGGGTGGGAACCACCACCGAGTGGTCTTGA